One window of Epinephelus fuscoguttatus linkage group LG9, E.fuscoguttatus.final_Chr_v1 genomic DNA carries:
- the ccna2 gene encoding cyclin-A2 translates to MSGANRGQGSAASEIHNQENMLSRLRGSLKARAAAASNENQENLPPKQAANRTVLGALQTNQRSKTQNQRGTKQESSQPLSCKNEDFGRTCSEKPSAKQPSFQIHVDEPDGACTKKPQQVVEAVRSKPIPEDSPLTINAVARLRQPLATIDMPSAMDVSFDSPMDMSVVEGEEKQVNVNEVPEYAAEIHAYLKEMEVKTRPKAGYMKKQPDITNSMRAILVDWLVEVGEEYKLQNETLYLAVNYIDRFLSSMSVLRGKLQLVGTAAMLLASKFEEIYPPEVAEFVYITDDTYTKKQVLRMEHLVLKVLSFDLAAPTINQFLTQYFLHHSVNKQVESLAMYLGELSLVDSDPFLKYLPSQTAAAAYVLANNTVTGGSWPKSLTEMSGYSLEDLMPCVEDLHRTYLNAPQHAQQSVREKYKGPKYSEVSLIDAPAKLLLN, encoded by the exons ATGTCAGGAGCTAACAGAGGACAGGGAAGCGCGGCTAGTGAGATTCACAACCAAGAGAATATGCTGTCAAGACTGAGAGGCTCGCTGAAAGCccgagctgctgctgcttcaaacGAGAACCAGGAAAACCTTCCACCGAAACAAGCGGCCAACAGAACCGTCCTGGGAGCCCTGCAGACAAACCAGCGGAGCAAAACCCAGAACCAGCGCGGCACCAAGCAG GAGTCATCGCAGCCCCTGTCCTGCAAAAATGAAGATTTTGGCAGAACCTGCTCAGAGAAGCCCTCAGCCAAGCAGCCCTCATTCCAGATCCATGTGGACGAGCCCGATGGAGCCTGCACCAAGAAGCCACAGCAGGTGGTCGAAGCTGTCAGATCCAAGCCCATCCCTGAAGATTCTCCCCTCACAATCAATGCTGTGGCACGGCTCCGACAGCCCCTGGCCACCATCGACATGCCATCAGCAATGGATGTCAGCTTTG ACTCTCCCATGGACATGTCTGTGGTtgaaggagaggaaaaacaagtcAATGTAAATGAGGTCCCAGAATATGCTGCTGAAATCCACGCCTACCTGAAGGAGATGGAG GTAAAAACCAGGCCGAAAGCAGGCTACATGAAGAAGCAGCCTGACATCACCAACAGCATGAGGGCCATCCTGGTGGACTGGCTGGTCGAGGTCGGAGAAGAGTACAAGCTCCAGAATGAGACACTTTATCTGGCTGTAAACTACATCGATCGCTTCCTCTCTTCCATGTCTGTCCTGAGGGGGAAGCTTCAGCTGGTCGGGACTGCTGCCATGCTGTTGGCTTC GAAATTTGAAGAGATCTACCCCCCTGAGGTGGCAGAGTTTGTTTACATCACAGACGACACCTACACCAAGAAGCAAGTGTTGAGAATGGAGCATCTGGTGCTTAAAGTGCTCTCCTTTGATCTGGCAGCACCAACCATTAACCAGTTTCTCACccagtacttcctccaccattCGGTTAACAAACAGGTGGAGAGCCTGGCAATG tacctTGGGGAGCTCAGTCTTGTTGATTCAGATCCCTTTTTGAAGTACCTCCCatcacagacagctgcagcGGCCTACGTCTTGGCCAACAACACAGTGACTGGTGGCTCATGG CCCAAGTCCTTGACGGAGATGTCTGGCTACTCCCTAGAAGATCTGATGCCATGCGTCGAAGATCTGCACCGCACATACCTCAATGCTCCTCAGCATGCGCAGCAGTCTGTTCGGGAGAAGTACAAGGGCCCCAA GTACTCTGAAGTTTCCCTCATCGACGCTCCGGCTAAACTGCTGCTGAACTAA